The sequence below is a genomic window from Candidatus Methylomirabilota bacterium.
CCGGAGCTGCTCGGTGCGCACCCGGACCTTCTCCTCCAGGCCCCGGCTGAGCTCCTCGATGGTCTGGAAGCTCTCGGCCCGGTCCACGGCCATGGCCACATGGTTGGCCACGGCCGCCAGCAGCTCGGCGTCGCTCTCGCCCAAGCGGCCGGGCTCGCTGGCAGCCAGGGTGAGGACGCCGAAGACGCGGCCTTTGACCCTGAGCGGCAGCGCGACGAAGCTGCGGACGTTGAAGGCGCGGACGCTCTCTCTATGGACCGGTTCGTCGGCGGCGTCGACGTCGTGCACGAGCACGGGAACGCCGGTGACGGCGGCTTTCGCTGAGCCGCTGACCCCGGCCTCGAGCGGAATCTCGTATCCTTCGAACCGCGGACCGGCGCCCGCACCGACGGCGCGATGGCCCCGGAGCACCCCACGGTCCTGGTCGACGAGGAACAGGTGGGCGGCGGGATAGCCCATGCGGTGGACCAGCCGATCGAGCGCCTGGTCGTAGATCCGCTCGGGATCGAGGGCGGCGTTGACGGCAGCGGACAGCTCGATGAGCAGCGAGAGCTGCTCGATCTTGGATTCCAGGTCGCGGAACTTCTTCTCCAGCTCGTTGTTGGAGTAGATGACCTCCTCGCCCTGGAGGTCGAGCAGGCGCTCCGTGTGCCGGCGCCGCTCGCGCTCGCGCAGCCCGAGGCCGAAGGCGACGCCCGACACGAGGGACAGCCCGACCGCGATGGCGTAGGCGGCCCAGGGCAGGCCGGGGAGCGCAAACGCCCCCAGCGCCGCCAGGATGACACCACCGATGCCGCCGGCGACGGTCGCAATCCAGAAGCGCCGGCCCAGCGAAGGGTTTTTCCAGCGAACCTCGATCAGACAAGCTTCGTCCCCGCGGGCCGCGCAGGTGCGCT
It includes:
- a CDS encoding GAF domain-containing protein; translated protein: MPGEVNCLVTKVLIPFVERRAGPEGVAAICRAAGRPRDWLMADHNWIPLGLANELMRLAQQLAGEADEERFQRELWEFAMDWKPSREERSYLGTYSMGIGDPRTVYLRQDIFQHQQMRWGKFETLEVGRAHARFRSTPLPGFRAPLWACRMRNIVFERFPTNWGLPRAVVVERTCAARGDEACLIEVRWKNPSLGRRFWIATVAGGIGGVILAALGAFALPGLPWAAYAIAVGLSLVSGVAFGLGLRERERRRHTERLLDLQGEEVIYSNNELEKKFRDLESKIEQLSLLIELSAAVNAALDPERIYDQALDRLVHRMGYPAAHLFLVDQDRGVLRGHRAVGAGAGPRFEGYEIPLEAGVSGSAKAAVTGVPVLVHDVDAADEPVHRESVRAFNVRSFVALPLRVKGRVFGVLTLAASEPGRLGESDAELLAAVANHVAMAVDRAESFQTIEELSRGLEEKVRVRTEQLR